A region from the Triticum aestivum cultivar Chinese Spring chromosome 3D, IWGSC CS RefSeq v2.1, whole genome shotgun sequence genome encodes:
- the LOC123078518 gene encoding inactive protein kinase SELMODRAFT_444075 isoform X1, translated as MGIAGEEVMASSIKQQQLLLQQRKGKAVADKGAPAAAAEEKVVVAVRAAIREISKTAIVWALTHVVQPGGNIILLVVIPAQSSGRKFWGFPLFAGDCASGHKTMLDQKSDVSELCSQMMLKLHDVYDASKINVKVKVVSGSPPGVVAAESKRAQASWVVLDKELKHEEKRCMEELQCNIVVMKRSQPKVLRLNLMGSPDKESKGSCSLPAVLDSSVGKTATDVKEPRSSVRGPAVTPNSSPDLETPFGSTEAGTSSVSSSDPGTSPFCASETTVSLKKEVQATKDKIQHSDVNISDTDSEILSPSATFSLQPWMVDILQGSASSKPPRKTRTPTADTLLEKISKLDLLHEISSMRSRSDLNFRGNVRDAVSLARSAPPGPPPLCSICQHKAPVFGKPPRWFSYAELELATGGFSQANFLAEGGFGSVHRGVLPDGQAIAVKQHKLASSQGDVEFCSEVEVLSCAQHRNVVMLIGFCVEERRRLLVYEYICNGSLDSHLYGRNNKDTLEWAARQKIAVGAARGLRYLHEECRVGCIIHRDMRPNNILVTHDFEPLVGDFGLARWQPDGDMGVETRVIGTFGYLAPEYAQSGQITEKADVYSFGVVLVELVTGRKAVDINRPKGQQFLTEWARHLLEDNAVDELIDPCLGDRYSENEVRCMLHAANLCIRRDPHSRPRMSHVLRLLEGDMVVDSVSVSAPSSDSASRSWRKANDQQHYQDYSSPARQDSQRVVGRKQQSYDALRAAWDRDKKSISNRY; from the exons ATGG gcatcgccggagaggaggtgaTGGCGAGCTCTATCAAGCAGCAGCAGCTgctgttgcagcagaggaagggGAAGGCCGTCGCCGACAAGGGCGCACCGGCTGCTGCTGCCGAGGagaaggtggtggtggcggtgcgtGCTGCCATTAGGGAGATCTCCAAGACAGCCATCGTCTGGGCTTTGACGCACGTCGTGCAGCCCGGCGGCAACATCATACTCCTCGTTGTCATCCCGGCACAGAGCTCTG GCAGGAAGTTCTGGGGCTTTCCTCTATTTGCGGGAGATTGCGCAAGTGGCCATAAGACCATGTTGGATCAGAAGTCAGATGTCTCAGAGCTGTGTTCGCAAATGATGCTCAAACTTCATGATGTTTATGATGCAAGCAAG ATAAATGTTAAGGTTAAGGTTGTTTCTGGATCTCCTCCTGGTGTCGTAGCTGCTGAATCTAAGCGAGCACAAGCAAGCTGGGTTGTGCTAGATAA GGAGTTGAAGCATGAAGAGAAGCGTTGCATGGAAGAGTTACAGTGCAACATTGTTGTCATGAAGCGTTCTCAGCCTAAAGTTCTCCGTCTGAATCTTATGGGATCTCCCGATAAAGAGTCCAAAGGATCCTGTTCACTTCCAGCAGTGTTGGATAGTTCTGTTGGTAAAACAGCAACTGATGTAAAGGAGCCGCGGAGTTCAGTTCGAGGACCAGCTGTAACACCAAATAGCAGCCCAGACTTAGAGACGCCTTTTGGAAGTACCGAAGCGGGAACATCCTCAGTCTCAAGTTCAGATCCAGGGACTTCCCCATTTTGTGCTTCTGAAACAACTGTTTCTCTAAAGAAAGAGGTACAAGCAACAAAGGATAAGATCCAGCATTCGGATGTCAATATTTCTGATACCGACAGTGAAATATTGAGCCCCTCAGCAACCTTCTCGCTTCAGCCATGGATGGTCGACATTCTACAGGGATCTGCATCCTCAAAACCACCACGAAAAACTCGCACACCAACTGCAGATACTTTGCTTGAGAAGATCTCCAAGCTAGATCTTTTGCATGAAATAAGTTCTATGAGAAGCAGATCAGACTTAAACTTTAGAGGAAATGTCAGGGACGCTGTCTCGTTAGCAAGGAGCGCACCTCCTGGGCCGCCTCCGTTGTGTTCGATATGTCAGCATAAGGCTCCTGTGTTTGGGAAACCTCCTCGGTGGTTTAGTTACGCTGAACTCGAACTTGCAACCGGTGGTTTCTCCCAGGCAAATTTCCTGGCTGAAGGTGGATTTGGATCTGTTCATCGAGGCGTCCTTCCTGATGGCCAGGCAATTGCTGTCAAGCAACATAAGCTTGCTAGTTCCCAGGGTGATGTTGAATTTTGCTCAGAGGTGGAAGTTCTGAGCTGTGCACAACACCGTAATGTTGTAATGCTCATTGGTTTTTGTGTTGAGGAAAGGAGGCGTTTATTGGTTTATGAGTACATCTGCAATGGATCCTTGGACTCGCATCTTTATG GTCGCAATAATAAAGACACACTGGAATGGGCAGCTAGACAAAAGATTGCTGTTGGTGCTGCTCGAGGGTTGCGGTATCTACATGAGGAATGTAGAGTTGGCTGCATTATCCATCGGGACATGAGACCAAACAACATCCTTGTCACACATGATTTTGAACCTCTG GTTGGAGATTTTGGTCTAGCGCGATGGCAACCCGATGGAGACATGGGTGTTGAAACAAGAGTCATTGGCACATTTGG TTATCTGGCACCAGAGTATGCTCAGAGTGGACAAATAACAGAGAAGGCTGATGTATACAGTTTTGGTGTCGTGTTGGTAGAACTTGTCACTGGGCGCAAGGCTGTTGACATTAACCGACCTAAGGGCCAGCAGTTTCTAACTGAATGG GCACGCCATCTCTTGGAGGATAATGCAGTCGACGAGCTGATAGACCCATGCTTGGGGGACCGATACAGCGAAAATGAGGTCCGTTGCATGTTGCATGCCGCAAACCTGTGCATACGACGTGATCCTCATTCAAGGCCTCGCATGTCTCAT GTTCTTCGCTTGCTCGAGGGCGACATGGTTGTCGATTCCGTCTCCGTTTCGGCCCCGAGTAGCGATTCTGCGAGCAGGAGCTGGCGAAAGGCAAATGATCAACAGCATTATCAGGACTACAGCAGCCCAGCCCGGCAAGATTCGCAGCGAGTGGTTGGAAGGAAACAACAATCTTACGACGCTTTGAGGGCTGCCTGGGACCGAGACAAGAAGAGCATCTCTAACCGATATTAA
- the LOC123078518 gene encoding inactive protein kinase SELMODRAFT_444075 isoform X2, producing the protein MASSIKQQQLLLQQRKGKAVADKGAPAAAAEEKVVVAVRAAIREISKTAIVWALTHVVQPGGNIILLVVIPAQSSGRKFWGFPLFAGDCASGHKTMLDQKSDVSELCSQMMLKLHDVYDASKINVKVKVVSGSPPGVVAAESKRAQASWVVLDKELKHEEKRCMEELQCNIVVMKRSQPKVLRLNLMGSPDKESKGSCSLPAVLDSSVGKTATDVKEPRSSVRGPAVTPNSSPDLETPFGSTEAGTSSVSSSDPGTSPFCASETTVSLKKEVQATKDKIQHSDVNISDTDSEILSPSATFSLQPWMVDILQGSASSKPPRKTRTPTADTLLEKISKLDLLHEISSMRSRSDLNFRGNVRDAVSLARSAPPGPPPLCSICQHKAPVFGKPPRWFSYAELELATGGFSQANFLAEGGFGSVHRGVLPDGQAIAVKQHKLASSQGDVEFCSEVEVLSCAQHRNVVMLIGFCVEERRRLLVYEYICNGSLDSHLYGRNNKDTLEWAARQKIAVGAARGLRYLHEECRVGCIIHRDMRPNNILVTHDFEPLVGDFGLARWQPDGDMGVETRVIGTFGYLAPEYAQSGQITEKADVYSFGVVLVELVTGRKAVDINRPKGQQFLTEWARHLLEDNAVDELIDPCLGDRYSENEVRCMLHAANLCIRRDPHSRPRMSHVLRLLEGDMVVDSVSVSAPSSDSASRSWRKANDQQHYQDYSSPARQDSQRVVGRKQQSYDALRAAWDRDKKSISNRY; encoded by the exons aTGGCGAGCTCTATCAAGCAGCAGCAGCTgctgttgcagcagaggaagggGAAGGCCGTCGCCGACAAGGGCGCACCGGCTGCTGCTGCCGAGGagaaggtggtggtggcggtgcgtGCTGCCATTAGGGAGATCTCCAAGACAGCCATCGTCTGGGCTTTGACGCACGTCGTGCAGCCCGGCGGCAACATCATACTCCTCGTTGTCATCCCGGCACAGAGCTCTG GCAGGAAGTTCTGGGGCTTTCCTCTATTTGCGGGAGATTGCGCAAGTGGCCATAAGACCATGTTGGATCAGAAGTCAGATGTCTCAGAGCTGTGTTCGCAAATGATGCTCAAACTTCATGATGTTTATGATGCAAGCAAG ATAAATGTTAAGGTTAAGGTTGTTTCTGGATCTCCTCCTGGTGTCGTAGCTGCTGAATCTAAGCGAGCACAAGCAAGCTGGGTTGTGCTAGATAA GGAGTTGAAGCATGAAGAGAAGCGTTGCATGGAAGAGTTACAGTGCAACATTGTTGTCATGAAGCGTTCTCAGCCTAAAGTTCTCCGTCTGAATCTTATGGGATCTCCCGATAAAGAGTCCAAAGGATCCTGTTCACTTCCAGCAGTGTTGGATAGTTCTGTTGGTAAAACAGCAACTGATGTAAAGGAGCCGCGGAGTTCAGTTCGAGGACCAGCTGTAACACCAAATAGCAGCCCAGACTTAGAGACGCCTTTTGGAAGTACCGAAGCGGGAACATCCTCAGTCTCAAGTTCAGATCCAGGGACTTCCCCATTTTGTGCTTCTGAAACAACTGTTTCTCTAAAGAAAGAGGTACAAGCAACAAAGGATAAGATCCAGCATTCGGATGTCAATATTTCTGATACCGACAGTGAAATATTGAGCCCCTCAGCAACCTTCTCGCTTCAGCCATGGATGGTCGACATTCTACAGGGATCTGCATCCTCAAAACCACCACGAAAAACTCGCACACCAACTGCAGATACTTTGCTTGAGAAGATCTCCAAGCTAGATCTTTTGCATGAAATAAGTTCTATGAGAAGCAGATCAGACTTAAACTTTAGAGGAAATGTCAGGGACGCTGTCTCGTTAGCAAGGAGCGCACCTCCTGGGCCGCCTCCGTTGTGTTCGATATGTCAGCATAAGGCTCCTGTGTTTGGGAAACCTCCTCGGTGGTTTAGTTACGCTGAACTCGAACTTGCAACCGGTGGTTTCTCCCAGGCAAATTTCCTGGCTGAAGGTGGATTTGGATCTGTTCATCGAGGCGTCCTTCCTGATGGCCAGGCAATTGCTGTCAAGCAACATAAGCTTGCTAGTTCCCAGGGTGATGTTGAATTTTGCTCAGAGGTGGAAGTTCTGAGCTGTGCACAACACCGTAATGTTGTAATGCTCATTGGTTTTTGTGTTGAGGAAAGGAGGCGTTTATTGGTTTATGAGTACATCTGCAATGGATCCTTGGACTCGCATCTTTATG GTCGCAATAATAAAGACACACTGGAATGGGCAGCTAGACAAAAGATTGCTGTTGGTGCTGCTCGAGGGTTGCGGTATCTACATGAGGAATGTAGAGTTGGCTGCATTATCCATCGGGACATGAGACCAAACAACATCCTTGTCACACATGATTTTGAACCTCTG GTTGGAGATTTTGGTCTAGCGCGATGGCAACCCGATGGAGACATGGGTGTTGAAACAAGAGTCATTGGCACATTTGG TTATCTGGCACCAGAGTATGCTCAGAGTGGACAAATAACAGAGAAGGCTGATGTATACAGTTTTGGTGTCGTGTTGGTAGAACTTGTCACTGGGCGCAAGGCTGTTGACATTAACCGACCTAAGGGCCAGCAGTTTCTAACTGAATGG GCACGCCATCTCTTGGAGGATAATGCAGTCGACGAGCTGATAGACCCATGCTTGGGGGACCGATACAGCGAAAATGAGGTCCGTTGCATGTTGCATGCCGCAAACCTGTGCATACGACGTGATCCTCATTCAAGGCCTCGCATGTCTCAT GTTCTTCGCTTGCTCGAGGGCGACATGGTTGTCGATTCCGTCTCCGTTTCGGCCCCGAGTAGCGATTCTGCGAGCAGGAGCTGGCGAAAGGCAAATGATCAACAGCATTATCAGGACTACAGCAGCCCAGCCCGGCAAGATTCGCAGCGAGTGGTTGGAAGGAAACAACAATCTTACGACGCTTTGAGGGCTGCCTGGGACCGAGACAAGAAGAGCATCTCTAACCGATATTAA